The following coding sequences are from one Rattus rattus isolate New Zealand chromosome 11, Rrattus_CSIRO_v1, whole genome shotgun sequence window:
- the Tcn2 gene encoding transcobalamin-2, with the protein MELLKALLLLSGVLGALAEFCVIPKMDGQLVEKLGQRLLPWMDQLSSEQLNPSIYVGLRLSSMQAGTKENLYLHNIKLHYQQCLLRSTSSDANSSCQTKISGGSLALYLLALRANCELLGSRKGDRMVSQLKWFLEDEKKAIGHHHEGHPHTSYYQYGLSILALCVHRKRVHDSVVGKLLYAVEHDYFTYQGHLSVDTEAMAGLAFTCLERFNFNSDLRPRITTAIETVREKILKAQAPEGYFGNIYSTPLALQMLMTSPGVGLGPACLKARKSLLLSLQDGAFQNPMMISQLLPVLNHKTYLNLISPDCQAPRVMLVPATEDPVHLSEVISVTLKVSSVLPPYERTVSVFAGASLEDVLKRAQDLGEFTYGTQASLSGPYLTSVLGKEAGDREYWQLLRVPDTPLLQGIADYKPKNGETIELRLVRW; encoded by the exons ATGGAGCTCCTGAAGGCACTGCTGCTCCTGTCTGGAGTCCTCGGGGCTCTTGCTGAATTCTGTG taatACCAAAGATGGACGGCCAGCTGGTAGAGAAGCTGGGCCAGCGTCTCTTACCTTGGATGGATCAGCTTTCCTCAGAGCAGTTGAACCCCAGCATCTACGTCGGCCTGCGGCTTTCCAGCATGCAGGCTGGGACCAAGGAGAACCTCTACCTTCACAACATCAAACTCCATTACCAGCAGTGCCTCCTGCG GTCCACCTCCAGTGATGCTAACAGTAGTTGCCAGACTAAGATTTCTGGGGGCAGCTTGGCCCTCTACCTGCTTGCTCTCAGGGCCAACTGTGAGCTCCTGGGGAGCCGAAAGGGTGACAGGATGGTCTCACAGCTCAAGTGGTTCTTGGAGGATGAGAAGAAGGCCATTG GGCACCATCATGAAGGCCACCCCCACACCAGCTATTACCAGTATGGCCTCAGTATCCTGGCTCTGTGTGTCCACCGGAAGCGGGTCCATGACAGTGTGGTGGGCAAGCTCCTGTATGCTGTTGAACATGACTACTTTACCTACCAGGGCCACCTCTCTGTGG ACACAGAAGCCATGGCCGGCTTGGCCTTCACTTGTTTGGAACGATTCAATTTCAACTCTGACCTGAGACCACGGATCACCACGGCCATCGAGACAGTGCGAGAGAAGATCCTGAAGGCCCAGGCCCCTGAGGGCTACTTTGGAAATATCTATAGCACTCCGCTGGCACTACAG ATGCTAATGACCTCTCCTGGGGTAGGGCTGGGCCCAGCTTGCCTCAAGGCAAGGAAATCCCTGCTGCTCAGCCTACAGGATGGAGCCTTCCAGAATCCTATGATGATTTCCCAGCTGCTACCCGTCCTGAACCACAAGACCTACTTGAATCTTATCTCCCCAGACTGCCAGGCACCCAGGG TCATGTTGGTGCCCGCCACTGAGGACCCTGTCCACTTGTCAGAAGTCATCAGCGTCACGCTGAAGGTCTCCAGTGTCTTGCCACCATACGAACGAACAGTTTCCGTCTTTGCTGGGGCCTCCTTGGAAGATGTCCTGAAGAGGGCGCAAGACCTTGGAGAATTCAC gtATGGGACCCAAGCCTCCTTGTCAGGTCCCTACCTGACATCCGTACTAGGGAAAGAAGCTGGGGATCGAGAATACTGGCAGCTTCTCCGAGTCCCTGATACCCCTCTGCTGCAAG GCATTGCTGACTACAAACCCAAGAACGGGGAAACCATCGAATTGCGGCTAGTTAGATGGTAG
- the Slc35e4 gene encoding solute carrier family 35 member E4: MCRCPLEHHEVRMTSAEAVAVAGSAQEHGRPKWPPDKPQVLGQPAPARVVVAALVWLLAGASMSSLNKWIFTVHGFGRPLLLSALHMLAAAVACHWGAQRPVPPSIHRRVLLLSLTFGTSMACGNVGLSTVPLDLAQLATTTTPLFTLALSALLLGRRHHPLQFAAMGPLCLGAACSLAGELRAPPAGCGFLLVATCLRGFKSVQQSALLQEERLDAVTLLYATSLPSFCLLAGAALVLEAGAAPPLPPTDSRLWACVLLSCFLSVVYNLASFSLLALTSALTVHVLGNLTVVGNLILSRLLFGSHLSALSYVGIALTLSGMFLYHNCESVASWATRRGLWNRDQPGKGL; this comes from the exons ATGTGCCGCTGCCCACTGGAGCACCATGAAGTCAGGATGACCTCAGCCGAAGCAGTTGCTGTGGCTGGAAGTGCCCAGGAGCATGGCCGTCCCAAGTGGCCTCCTGACAAACCTCAAGTCCTTGGGCAGCCTGCTCCGGCAAGAGTGGTTGTGGCAGCACTGGTGTGGCTGTTGGCAGGAGCCAGCATGTCAAGTCTCAACAAGTGGATCTTCACAGTGCATGGCTTCGGACGGCCCCTGTTATTGTCAGCCCTGCACATGCTGGCAGCCGCTGTGGCATGCCACTGGGGGGCCCAGCGACCCGTGCCCCCTAGCATCCACCGCAGGGTGCTGTTACTCAGCCTCACCTTCGGGACCTCCATGGCGTGTGGCAACGTGGGCCTGAGCACTGTCCCCTTGGACCTAGCACAGctagccaccaccaccacaccactgtTCACTTTGGCCTTGTCCGCGTTGCTGCTTGGCCGAAGACACCATCCCCTGCAGTTTGCTGCCATGGGTCCGCTCTGCCTAGGGGCTGCATGCAGTCTGGCTGGAGAGCTCCGGGCACCTCCTGCTGGTTGTGGCTTCTTGCTGGTGGCCACCTGTCTCCGAGGCTTCAAGTCTGTTCAACAGA GTGCTCTGCTGCAGGAAGAGAGGCTGGATGCGGTGACTCTGCTGTACGCCACTTCTTTGCCCAGTTTCTGCCTGCTGGCAGGCGCGGCGCTGGTGCTGGAGGCTGGTGCCGCCCCACCGCTGCCTCCCACCGACTCTCGCCTCTGGGCCTGCGTCCTGCTCAGCTGCTTCTTGTCTGTCGTCTACAACCTGGCCAGCTTCTCCTTGCTGGCACTCACATCTGCCCTCACCGTCCACGTACTGGGCAACCTCACGGTTGTGGGTAACCTCATCCTGTCTCGGCTCCTGTTCGGCAGCCACCTCAGCGCTCTCAGCTACGTGGGCATCGCTCTCACCCTTTCAGGAATGTTTCTTTATCACAACTGTGAGTCTGTGGCCTCCTGGGCTACCCGCCGGGGGTTGTGGAACAGGGACCAGCCTGGCAAAGGTCTTTGA